In Brevibacterium zhoupengii, the following are encoded in one genomic region:
- the nudC gene encoding NAD(+) diphosphatase — MKPLPPVKPMSLARHGIDRDHLSRGQDGDLRELWASGARPVFEHRGSLLVAAGGLFFSDSGIVPGNQTEIYLGRDADGNRYIGVSLSDAGRSDLDTTLSLSRARDATDLLTAPGEGIDSSEPVWLPLRQLAESLDDIQVSLACEIVGLGNWHRTHQFSPRTGRPTQPTLGGWVRTDPDNGSEHFPRTDPAVIVLIINTDDQGVERVLLGNNAAWEADRYSLLAGFVEPGETLERAVIREVYEEARVEVENPRYLGSQPWPFPCSLMLGFSAEAPSLDFAADEAEIATLTWFTRDELRAAIDHGKVRAPGLVSIAGQLLYSWLDNI, encoded by the coding sequence ATGAAGCCGCTGCCACCCGTGAAGCCGATGAGTCTGGCTCGCCATGGAATCGATCGTGACCATCTCTCGCGGGGACAGGACGGTGACCTGCGTGAACTCTGGGCCAGTGGAGCCAGACCTGTCTTTGAGCATCGGGGGTCGCTCCTCGTAGCGGCGGGCGGACTGTTCTTCAGTGATTCAGGGATTGTTCCGGGGAATCAGACCGAGATCTATCTGGGTCGCGATGCCGACGGGAACCGGTACATCGGGGTCTCTCTCAGTGACGCGGGCCGCAGCGATCTGGACACCACTCTGTCCCTCTCACGCGCCCGCGATGCCACCGATCTGCTGACCGCTCCTGGGGAAGGCATTGACAGCTCTGAACCCGTATGGCTGCCGCTGCGTCAGCTGGCTGAGTCCCTCGATGACATTCAAGTCTCGCTGGCGTGCGAGATCGTGGGTCTGGGCAATTGGCATCGAACTCACCAATTCTCGCCCCGCACCGGCCGACCGACACAACCCACGCTCGGCGGGTGGGTCAGAACTGATCCAGATAATGGTAGCGAACACTTCCCGCGTACAGATCCTGCCGTTATCGTCCTCATCATCAATACTGACGATCAGGGCGTCGAAAGAGTGCTGCTGGGCAACAACGCCGCATGGGAGGCAGACCGATACTCTCTGCTGGCGGGGTTCGTCGAACCTGGTGAGACGCTGGAACGCGCAGTTATTCGGGAGGTCTACGAAGAGGCGCGCGTCGAAGTTGAGAACCCGAGGTATCTCGGATCCCAGCCGTGGCCCTTCCCGTGCTCGCTCATGCTCGGCTTCTCTGCGGAGGCCCCAAGCCTCGACTTCGCTGCCGACGAGGCGGAGATCGCCACTCTGACCTGGTTCACTCGCGACGAGCTGCGTGCGGCCATCGACCATGGCAAGGTCCGTGCCCCCGGACTCGTATCGATCGCCGGACAGCTCCTCTACAGCTGGCTGGACAACATTTGA
- a CDS encoding ATP-dependent DNA helicase UvrD2, producing the protein MNAQAAALLNALDEEQREVATHFSTPVIVLAGAGTGKTRAMTHRIAYGIATEVFPPNHVLALTFTAKAAGEMRSRLRDLGVPAVQARTFHSAALRQLRFFWDRFATGDFPRIIDNKAGILGSVLQSMGIETSRELNRDVASELEFAAASLLGVDDYATQAAGRDLPGKLGVEDMVRIFEAYSEAKTRGRLMDFEDVLLVLNGVLAEYPAIAADIRDQYRHFVVDEFQDVSPLQYDVLSRWLGPRDNLCVVGDPAQTIYSFAGADSSLLGTLDSSLPTSTTIQLVRNYRSSKAIVSTANNLLRHTSRTALTLRTDNPDGRQPAMTEYPTDDAEAAGVVRAISAEINAGRRPRSIAVLFRTNGQSPAYEQALATAGIPYVLRGGERYFARKEVKEAILMLKAARATSSGRPLPEVVAEVLISLGYSTKPPAAGASRQKWESLKALVDLAETHQEGSELPVPLETFLADLSDRAEHQFAPDIEGVTLASFHSAKGLEWHSVHLVGLSEGLLPISYAQTPRAIAEERRLFYVALTRAGSDLSMSWSLSRHDSKQRPRKPSRFLSELGRVDQTMGQGRRTATSVAVNRCRSCGKVLVSQVDRALSRCANCPADLDLEVLDRLRRWRARVGLEQGLPPYLVLTDTSISAIAEIKPQDMASLARIPGVGATKLELYGAGLLSLLVD; encoded by the coding sequence TTGAACGCTCAGGCTGCAGCACTGCTGAATGCTCTCGACGAGGAGCAGAGAGAAGTCGCTACACATTTCTCCACCCCCGTGATCGTCCTCGCAGGGGCTGGGACGGGTAAGACCCGTGCGATGACCCACCGCATCGCCTACGGAATCGCCACCGAGGTGTTTCCTCCCAACCACGTCCTTGCCCTGACTTTTACGGCCAAGGCGGCAGGGGAGATGAGGTCGCGCCTGCGCGATCTCGGTGTTCCCGCTGTCCAGGCCCGGACCTTTCACTCCGCAGCACTGCGTCAGCTGCGCTTCTTCTGGGATCGATTCGCAACAGGTGATTTCCCCAGGATCATCGACAACAAGGCCGGAATCCTCGGCTCCGTTCTGCAGAGCATGGGAATCGAGACCAGTCGGGAACTGAATCGAGATGTAGCCTCCGAGCTCGAATTCGCTGCTGCCTCTCTACTCGGCGTCGATGACTATGCGACTCAAGCAGCCGGCCGCGACCTGCCCGGCAAACTGGGTGTTGAAGACATGGTGCGTATCTTCGAGGCCTACAGCGAAGCGAAGACGCGTGGCCGACTCATGGATTTCGAAGACGTGCTGCTCGTTCTCAACGGGGTGCTGGCGGAATATCCCGCCATCGCAGCAGACATCCGCGATCAGTACCGACACTTCGTCGTCGACGAATTCCAGGACGTCTCTCCACTCCAATACGATGTGCTCTCACGCTGGCTGGGGCCACGCGACAATCTTTGTGTCGTCGGGGATCCGGCCCAGACGATCTATTCGTTTGCCGGTGCTGACTCCTCGCTGTTGGGCACGCTCGATTCCTCACTTCCGACGTCGACGACGATCCAGCTGGTCCGCAACTATCGTTCGTCGAAGGCGATTGTGTCCACGGCGAACAACCTGCTTCGGCACACCTCCCGGACTGCGCTGACGCTGCGTACCGACAATCCAGACGGCCGGCAGCCAGCAATGACTGAGTACCCGACCGACGATGCCGAAGCCGCGGGTGTCGTCAGGGCTATCTCCGCCGAGATCAATGCCGGACGGCGGCCTCGAAGCATCGCTGTGCTGTTTCGCACGAATGGTCAAAGTCCCGCCTACGAGCAGGCTCTGGCCACGGCCGGGATTCCCTATGTTCTGCGAGGGGGAGAGAGGTACTTCGCCCGCAAGGAGGTCAAAGAAGCGATTCTCATGCTCAAGGCTGCCCGGGCCACGTCGAGCGGGCGGCCCCTGCCGGAAGTCGTCGCCGAAGTTCTGATCTCCCTGGGATATTCGACCAAGCCGCCGGCCGCCGGGGCCAGCCGACAGAAATGGGAGTCCCTGAAAGCCTTGGTTGACTTGGCGGAGACGCACCAGGAGGGATCTGAACTGCCTGTGCCGCTGGAGACGTTCCTTGCTGATCTCAGCGATCGAGCCGAACACCAGTTCGCTCCCGATATCGAAGGCGTCACCCTGGCCTCGTTCCACTCGGCTAAGGGCCTTGAATGGCACAGTGTGCACCTAGTCGGACTCAGTGAGGGTCTGCTGCCCATCAGCTACGCGCAGACGCCGCGCGCTATCGCTGAGGAGCGGCGTCTGTTCTATGTAGCGCTGACTCGTGCAGGTTCAGACCTGAGCATGAGCTGGTCACTGTCACGCCATGACTCCAAACAGCGTCCACGCAAGCCGTCTCGATTCCTCAGCGAACTCGGCCGCGTCGACCAGACCATGGGGCAAGGCCGGCGGACGGCGACCTCTGTGGCGGTGAACCGCTGCAGATCGTGCGGCAAGGTGCTCGTGTCCCAGGTCGATCGCGCGCTGTCACGGTGTGCGAACTGCCCGGCCGACCTCGACCTCGAGGTCCTTGACCGTCTGCGACGGTGGCGGGCACGTGTCGGTTTGGAACAGGGACTACCTCCATATCTTGTTCTCACCGACACTTCCATTTCGGCGATCGCAGAGATCAAGCCTCAGGACATGGCTTCGTTGGCACGCATTCCAGGAGTGGGCGCGACCAAGCTCGAGCTCTATGGGGCAGGGCTACTGAGCCTGCTCGTCGATTAG